Proteins from a genomic interval of Collinsella sp. zg1085:
- a CDS encoding YifB family Mg chelatase-like AAA ATPase: MSCTQEISFAVHAACLRGIDAVPVTVEVSLSGGIPGMCIVGLGDAAVLDARVRIRSALRAGGYDMPRKNITINLSPGDVRKTGTGFDLPILIAILAITHQIPREALDEKMFCGELALDGSVHSVKGDIAYALLARDMGLQLVRGQGSDHVDIDELPCAEIHHIASLREGITEAIRPIMHTQASATSAPVPDFSEVIGQEMAKRCLAIAAAGNHGMLMVGPPGAGKTMLARRMTSLLPPIQASAYWEALRIHSVVGENTAGIIAGIRPFRSPHHSISSAGLVGGGRPVRPGEVSLAHGGVLFLDELAEFPQSILQLLRQPLEEGCLRIVRVDGVFSFPARFQLLAASNPCPCGYLGDRDVPCSCQHHAVERYQAKLAGPLIDRIDITLDIHRPNPQLIVEGAEGLSTHDLSMLVERAVYFAAWRKAHNPEAEVLTKRPGIDGLAKAFQLDRDGTQALVGVASRNHLTGRGIMRLCRVARTIADMDESEAVSTQHLLESAMYQGRMGNVI, translated from the coding sequence ATGAGTTGCACTCAGGAGATTTCCTTTGCTGTGCACGCTGCTTGTTTAAGAGGAATTGATGCAGTGCCTGTGACCGTTGAAGTTTCGCTTTCAGGTGGAATACCGGGTATGTGTATTGTGGGGCTCGGCGATGCTGCTGTTTTAGATGCACGGGTGCGTATTCGTTCTGCATTGCGCGCAGGCGGCTATGACATGCCTCGAAAAAATATCACCATCAACTTGTCTCCTGGTGATGTGCGAAAAACGGGAACTGGTTTTGACCTCCCGATTCTCATTGCGATTCTGGCAATTACTCATCAAATCCCGCGAGAAGCTCTGGATGAAAAGATGTTCTGCGGTGAGCTTGCGCTTGATGGAAGCGTACATTCGGTTAAAGGTGATATTGCCTATGCTTTACTCGCACGTGATATGGGGCTTCAGCTGGTGCGTGGGCAGGGGAGCGACCACGTTGATATTGACGAGTTACCGTGTGCGGAAATACATCATATTGCATCACTTCGAGAGGGGATTACTGAGGCAATTCGTCCGATAATGCACACACAAGCCTCTGCCACATCTGCGCCTGTTCCGGATTTTTCTGAGGTCATTGGACAGGAAATGGCTAAACGGTGTCTAGCCATTGCGGCTGCTGGCAATCACGGCATGCTCATGGTAGGTCCCCCAGGAGCTGGAAAGACCATGCTTGCACGCCGCATGACATCCTTGCTGCCTCCTATACAGGCATCAGCGTATTGGGAAGCCCTGCGTATTCATTCGGTTGTGGGAGAAAATACTGCGGGGATTATCGCGGGCATTCGACCTTTTCGCAGTCCTCATCATAGTATTTCATCGGCAGGCCTCGTGGGCGGTGGGCGACCAGTGCGCCCCGGTGAGGTGAGCCTGGCACACGGTGGCGTGCTCTTTTTAGATGAACTTGCCGAGTTTCCTCAGTCTATTCTTCAGTTACTCCGCCAACCGCTTGAAGAAGGTTGTCTCAGAATTGTTCGTGTCGATGGTGTCTTTAGCTTTCCTGCTCGTTTTCAGCTTTTGGCAGCCAGCAATCCGTGTCCTTGCGGTTATTTAGGTGATCGCGATGTTCCCTGCTCATGTCAGCATCATGCTGTTGAGCGCTATCAAGCAAAGCTTGCAGGACCTCTTATTGACCGTATTGACATCACGCTTGATATTCATCGACCCAATCCTCAGCTTATTGTTGAAGGGGCAGAGGGGCTTTCAACTCATGATTTGTCTATGTTAGTTGAGAGAGCTGTTTATTTTGCCGCTTGGCGAAAAGCCCATAATCCTGAGGCGGAAGTACTAACGAAAAGACCTGGTATCGATGGGCTTGCAAAAGCATTTCAACTTGATAGAGATGGCACACAGGCGCTTGTTGGCGTTGCTTCTCGCAATCACCTAACAGGGCGCGGGATTATGCGCCTTTGCCGGGTGGCACGAACTATAGCTGATATGGATGAATCAGAGGCAGTTTCAACTCAACATCTTCTGGAAAGTGCAATGTATCAAGGAAGGATGGGCAATGTCATCTGA
- a CDS encoding YraN family protein: MSPTRHTQLYYSELIHETAASADKPSCPSLYASLTRKELGVLGEDIAAAHLISQGMEIIERNYRCSEGEADIVAFDPADELVVLVEVKTRRCIQQDEIYAEESVTAQKRRRYRRIAGCYMMEHYPIPAIRFDVIGVSITPDGTYDVHYIPQAFGWDAEI; the protein is encoded by the coding sequence ATGAGCCCGACACGACACACCCAGCTGTATTATTCAGAACTCATACACGAGACAGCTGCATCAGCTGACAAGCCGTCTTGCCCCAGTTTATATGCGAGTCTTACGCGAAAAGAATTAGGCGTACTCGGGGAAGATATTGCTGCCGCTCATCTTATAAGCCAAGGTATGGAGATAATTGAGCGCAATTATCGATGCAGCGAGGGTGAGGCAGATATTGTTGCTTTCGACCCAGCTGATGAGCTTGTTGTCCTTGTTGAGGTTAAGACGCGTCGTTGTATACAACAAGATGAAATCTATGCCGAAGAAAGTGTTACTGCACAAAAACGCAGGCGGTATCGCAGGATTGCTGGGTGTTACATGATGGAGCATTACCCCATACCTGCTATTCGTTTTGATGTTATTGGCGTTAGCATTACTCCAGATGGCACCTACGACGTTCATTATATTCCTCAAGCCTTTGGATGGGATGCAGAGATATGA
- the dprA gene encoding DNA-processing protein DprA translates to MSSDYPRHELAISDETYPSSVRDLMDAPPVLYVRGNVDVLHEAGLAIVGARLATPYGIAIAEMAARVAAESNIVVISGGARGCDCAAGLAALKAGGKHIAVLGCGADVVYPRSSRRLFDQTLEQGGAIVSLDPWGQEPRRWAFPRRNRIIAALAKALLVTEAGMPSGTFTTAEAAIELERELLAVPGSILSKLSRGSNYLIATGATCIADEDDLEMAISRIFEVLRFSRPTSQTTAQGTQAIHRLMEALIASPLHIEEVAQILSQDVQASLLVVSELMVQGVCERLLDGRISLTTCALHAQGHISHNSFK, encoded by the coding sequence ATGTCATCTGACTATCCACGCCATGAGTTAGCTATCAGTGATGAAACCTATCCAAGCTCAGTACGCGACCTTATGGACGCCCCGCCTGTCTTGTATGTACGTGGTAATGTTGATGTTTTGCACGAGGCAGGACTTGCTATTGTAGGCGCACGACTGGCAACGCCCTATGGTATTGCTATTGCTGAAATGGCGGCACGTGTAGCTGCAGAATCAAACATAGTTGTAATCTCAGGTGGTGCCCGTGGGTGTGACTGCGCTGCTGGATTAGCAGCGCTTAAAGCAGGAGGAAAGCACATTGCAGTGTTGGGATGTGGGGCAGATGTTGTGTATCCACGTTCGTCGCGCAGACTCTTTGACCAAACACTTGAGCAAGGTGGCGCCATTGTGTCACTTGACCCGTGGGGGCAAGAACCACGACGTTGGGCTTTTCCTCGGCGAAATAGAATAATTGCTGCACTTGCAAAAGCACTGCTTGTTACTGAGGCTGGTATGCCTTCGGGCACGTTTACCACTGCTGAAGCAGCTATTGAGCTAGAGCGTGAATTGCTTGCAGTTCCAGGTTCGATTTTGTCAAAACTGTCACGAGGTAGCAATTATCTTATTGCAACTGGTGCTACCTGCATAGCCGATGAAGATGACCTTGAGATGGCCATTTCGCGTATTTTTGAGGTGCTTCGCTTTTCTCGTCCCACATCTCAAACAACTGCACAGGGTACACAAGCAATACATCGGCTCATGGAGGCTCTTATTGCAAGTCCTTTGCATATAGAAGAAGTTGCTCAGATACTATCTCAAGATGTACAAGCAAGTTTATTGGTAGTATCTGAGCTTATGGTGCAAGGCGTGTGCGAGCGTCTGCTTGATGGACGTATATCGCTTACAACGTGTGCTCTTCACGCGCAGGGACACATCAGTCACAATAGTTTTAAGTGA
- a CDS encoding ribonuclease HII, with product MAHTHTASAVIAELNSAPLEVVPELVALFRDDPRSSVQKACQRALRRIERAQLESERVHGLYLDMLELGGEGIVLGVDEVGRGSLAGPLTVCALQLPHAPEIQGLNDSKKLSPQQRSVLSAQILELADAVGICHIEPADIDAQGITQSLRRAVVGAIADTGVNPDCVLMDGNPLGAHERERNVVHGDARVACIAAASIVAKVARDELMIELDKVYPGYFLAESKGYASPQHIKAIQEKGLSPLHRVSFCGNFLQNLSLF from the coding sequence ATGGCACATACGCACACAGCATCAGCAGTAATCGCCGAGCTTAATTCGGCACCCCTTGAGGTAGTTCCTGAGCTTGTTGCCCTGTTTAGAGATGATCCGAGAAGCTCAGTGCAAAAGGCCTGCCAGCGTGCTCTGCGTCGAATCGAGCGCGCACAGCTTGAGTCAGAACGTGTTCATGGACTCTATCTCGATATGCTTGAGCTTGGTGGTGAAGGTATCGTTTTGGGTGTTGATGAGGTTGGACGCGGCTCACTTGCAGGACCTCTTACCGTGTGTGCTCTGCAACTTCCACACGCTCCTGAGATTCAAGGCTTAAACGATTCAAAAAAACTGAGTCCACAACAACGAAGCGTTTTATCGGCGCAAATCCTTGAATTAGCTGATGCAGTTGGGATATGTCATATTGAGCCTGCAGATATTGATGCGCAGGGTATCACGCAATCTTTGCGCCGTGCAGTTGTTGGCGCAATTGCAGATACTGGTGTCAATCCCGACTGTGTGCTTATGGATGGCAACCCGCTCGGCGCCCATGAGCGCGAGCGTAATGTGGTTCATGGGGACGCTCGAGTTGCTTGTATTGCTGCGGCAAGCATTGTTGCAAAAGTTGCTCGTGATGAGCTCATGATTGAACTGGATAAGGTGTATCCGGGCTATTTCTTAGCAGAATCCAAGGGTTATGCGTCACCCCAACATATCAAGGCAATTCAAGAGAAGGGTTTAAGCCCTCTGCACCGTGTAAGTTTCTGTGGAAACTTTCTTCAAAACCTGTCGTTATTCTGA
- the trmFO gene encoding methylenetetrahydrofolate--tRNA-(uracil(54)-C(5))-methyltransferase (FADH(2)-oxidizing) TrmFO: MSQHIVHIIGGGLAGCECALQLAARGCSVQLYEMRPALSSPAHHTDSLAELVCSNSLKSTRYDSAAGTLKRELKVLGSKLLAYAEQARVAAGGALAVDRREFSRLVDKAIAACENIHVIREEVQDFPQGIVILAAGPLCAPTLTQKLLDRIGSKALSFYDAAAPIVDASTLNYDVLFRQSRWDNEGRGDYLNAPLNKEEYERFIDALIHAKRVILKDFERRELFQACQPAEEVARTGLDALRFGAMKPVGLIDPRTGKRPWAAVQLRAEQREGSAYNLVGFQTNLSFGEQQRVFRMIPGLESAEFFRFGVMHRNTFVDSPHVLDKTFKIPGSPIRLAGQITGTEGYVEAIASGLVAALQTYAELNDMQAVSLPETTVLGSLIAYATNPETSNYQPMHGNFGLLPALKGIRPRSKRDRYQAYAERSDADLAQYLAKRPELMLH, translated from the coding sequence ATGAGTCAGCATATCGTACACATCATTGGAGGTGGACTTGCAGGTTGTGAGTGTGCTCTACAGCTTGCTGCTCGCGGGTGTAGTGTTCAGCTCTATGAGATGAGGCCAGCTCTCTCTTCTCCGGCTCATCACACGGATAGCCTGGCTGAGCTGGTCTGTTCTAATTCACTGAAATCAACCCGCTATGATTCAGCGGCAGGTACGCTTAAACGCGAACTTAAGGTACTTGGGTCAAAACTTCTAGCCTATGCTGAACAGGCACGCGTTGCAGCTGGTGGCGCTTTGGCGGTTGATCGACGTGAGTTTTCACGTCTTGTTGATAAGGCTATTGCTGCCTGCGAAAACATACATGTCATTCGTGAAGAAGTACAAGACTTTCCGCAAGGTATAGTTATTCTTGCAGCGGGACCTTTATGCGCACCAACGCTTACGCAAAAGCTTCTTGACCGTATAGGTTCTAAGGCACTTTCGTTTTATGATGCAGCGGCTCCCATTGTTGATGCAAGTACGCTTAACTATGATGTGTTATTTCGGCAGTCGCGTTGGGACAATGAGGGGAGAGGTGATTACCTTAATGCACCACTCAACAAAGAAGAATATGAGCGTTTCATTGATGCATTGATACATGCAAAGCGAGTCATTCTCAAAGATTTTGAGCGTCGTGAGTTATTTCAGGCTTGTCAACCAGCTGAGGAAGTTGCGCGCACTGGTCTTGATGCGCTTCGCTTTGGTGCTATGAAGCCTGTTGGTCTTATTGACCCACGTACTGGCAAGCGCCCCTGGGCGGCAGTTCAGCTGCGCGCTGAACAGCGTGAAGGTAGTGCCTATAATCTAGTTGGTTTTCAAACAAATCTTAGTTTTGGCGAACAACAACGGGTTTTTCGGATGATTCCGGGTCTTGAATCGGCAGAGTTTTTTCGTTTTGGCGTCATGCACCGCAATACCTTTGTAGATTCGCCTCATGTACTTGATAAAACATTCAAAATACCGGGAAGCCCCATTCGGCTTGCAGGACAAATTACCGGTACTGAGGGCTATGTTGAAGCGATAGCCTCCGGACTCGTTGCTGCACTTCAAACCTACGCTGAGCTTAATGATATGCAAGCGGTATCACTTCCTGAAACAACCGTACTTGGCTCATTGATAGCCTATGCAACCAATCCAGAAACCTCTAACTATCAGCCGATGCACGGAAACTTTGGCTTACTACCAGCGCTTAAAGGCATACGTCCCCGTTCAAAACGAGACCGCTATCAAGCCTATGCCGAGCGCTCTGATGCCGATTTGGCACAATATCTGGCAAAACGTCCTGAGCTTATGCTTCATTAA
- the ppdK gene encoding pyruvate, phosphate dikinase, translated as MAAKQYVYRFGPDEHGVDCTEGGADDAWCLGGKGANLAEMARMGLPVPAGFTITCQTCVSYSEQGVWPAGSLDEIQAAITDLERRSQKRLGNPENPLLVSVRSGAPISMPGMMDTVLNVGLNPETVAGLATLTNNLRFAWDSYRRFIQMFSNVVLGIPLNLFEDALADAREQAGVASDAELKTEQLQALVVRYLEIFDQAISYQTRAYLETQTGSASFPTSATDQVLLAIQAVFASWDNERARLYRKQYNISDALGTAVNVQAMVFGNRGMHSATGVAFTRNPATGIHEPYGDYLINAQGEDVVAGIRNTCSISNLKNVPELAKPARELYQTLDVLEQHYRDMCDIEFTIECKKLWMLQTRIGKRSAQAALKIAVDMVQEGILTREEAILRLEPQQLDQVLHPHFDPSHQIAALAYGLNASPGAAVGEIVFSSDDAVARVKAGYKTILVRPETNPDDFCGMSVAEGILTSHGGKTSHAAVIARGMGTPCVCGAEALHIDIDNKLIRVAGTSIELHEGDVISIDGNSGAVVQGPLPLIESTMTPELIEVLRWADEIRLSPPSGKPAHVRANADTPADGALALKFGAEAIGLCRTEHMFLGERKEIIQTFIVNDSPHAQAQALKQLLAVQTDDFYHMLKIMNGRPVVIRLIDPPLHEFVDDPRMLALQLAALEGEGGHSEEIAAMQTRLRRIDSLSEVNPMLGLRGVRLSFVYPDLAHMQVRAIVEATARLVQEGFDPKPEIMIPLVSLLSEHVHMRRVIEELIATIEQQRGISLDIPIGTMIELPRACFIAGDIARYADFFCFGTNDLTQTSFGFSRDDAEGKFIPLYLQQGLMDTNPFEHIDEVVLNLVEMAHEQGIDVNPHIHTGVCGEHGGDPASIVQFFNEAQLDYVSCSPYRVPVARLAAAQAVLQRAGTFTAEKS; from the coding sequence ATGGCCGCCAAGCAATATGTGTATCGATTTGGACCTGATGAGCACGGAGTTGATTGTACTGAAGGAGGGGCAGATGATGCGTGGTGTCTTGGAGGAAAAGGTGCCAATCTTGCCGAAATGGCACGCATGGGGCTTCCGGTACCTGCTGGTTTTACAATCACCTGTCAAACCTGCGTTTCATATTCAGAACAGGGAGTATGGCCAGCTGGCTCGTTAGATGAAATACAAGCTGCTATCACCGACCTTGAACGGCGGAGTCAAAAGCGCTTGGGTAACCCAGAAAACCCTCTGCTTGTGTCAGTGCGCTCAGGAGCTCCTATTTCTATGCCAGGGATGATGGATACCGTTCTTAATGTGGGGCTTAACCCTGAGACTGTAGCGGGTTTGGCAACGCTCACCAATAATTTGCGCTTTGCATGGGATTCCTATCGTCGCTTTATACAAATGTTTTCCAATGTTGTGTTGGGCATACCGCTTAATCTTTTTGAAGACGCTCTTGCGGATGCCCGCGAACAAGCAGGTGTCGCCTCTGATGCTGAGCTCAAAACTGAGCAGTTGCAGGCGCTTGTTGTGCGCTATCTCGAGATTTTTGATCAGGCAATCTCATATCAAACACGTGCATACCTTGAGACACAAACAGGGTCAGCATCATTTCCCACCTCAGCTACTGACCAGGTGCTTTTGGCTATTCAGGCGGTATTTGCAAGCTGGGATAATGAGCGAGCACGTCTCTATCGCAAGCAATACAATATTTCTGATGCACTCGGTACCGCTGTAAATGTACAGGCGATGGTCTTTGGCAATCGAGGTATGCACTCTGCAACTGGTGTTGCCTTTACACGCAATCCTGCAACAGGCATACATGAGCCCTATGGTGATTATCTCATTAATGCCCAAGGTGAAGATGTGGTTGCAGGGATTCGTAATACCTGTTCAATCTCCAATCTTAAAAACGTACCAGAACTTGCAAAGCCCGCGCGTGAGCTCTATCAAACACTTGACGTGTTAGAACAACACTATCGAGATATGTGTGATATTGAATTTACCATTGAGTGCAAAAAACTATGGATGCTTCAAACGCGTATTGGTAAACGTAGTGCTCAAGCTGCCTTAAAGATTGCAGTTGATATGGTGCAAGAAGGCATACTTACGCGTGAGGAGGCCATCCTTCGTCTTGAACCTCAACAGCTTGACCAAGTTCTCCATCCGCATTTTGACCCTAGCCACCAAATTGCGGCGCTGGCGTATGGCCTTAATGCATCCCCTGGTGCTGCAGTGGGCGAGATTGTCTTTAGCTCTGATGACGCAGTAGCACGTGTTAAAGCGGGTTACAAAACAATACTGGTGCGCCCAGAAACCAATCCAGACGATTTTTGCGGTATGAGTGTTGCGGAGGGTATTCTAACGAGTCATGGCGGTAAGACGAGCCACGCTGCTGTTATCGCTCGAGGCATGGGTACGCCTTGCGTGTGTGGCGCTGAGGCATTGCATATTGATATTGACAATAAGCTTATTCGTGTTGCGGGAACGTCTATTGAACTTCATGAGGGAGATGTTATCTCCATTGATGGAAATAGCGGAGCTGTGGTTCAAGGTCCTCTGCCTCTTATCGAAAGCACTATGACTCCTGAGCTGATTGAGGTACTTCGCTGGGCAGATGAAATTCGTTTATCGCCGCCTTCAGGTAAGCCGGCTCATGTACGAGCAAATGCTGATACTCCAGCTGATGGGGCGCTGGCACTAAAGTTTGGAGCAGAAGCGATAGGACTATGTCGAACAGAGCATATGTTTTTAGGGGAGCGCAAAGAAATCATTCAGACCTTTATTGTGAATGATTCTCCTCACGCACAAGCTCAGGCTCTCAAGCAGCTGTTAGCTGTGCAAACTGACGATTTTTATCACATGCTAAAAATTATGAATGGACGCCCTGTTGTCATTCGCCTCATTGACCCGCCGCTTCACGAATTTGTCGATGACCCCCGAATGCTTGCACTTCAACTTGCGGCGCTTGAAGGTGAGGGTGGACACTCAGAAGAAATTGCTGCTATGCAAACGCGGCTTCGCCGCATTGATAGCTTGAGTGAGGTTAACCCCATGCTCGGTCTTCGCGGGGTGCGTCTGTCATTTGTCTATCCAGATTTGGCGCACATGCAGGTGCGCGCTATTGTTGAGGCAACGGCTCGGCTGGTTCAGGAAGGTTTTGACCCCAAACCCGAAATTATGATTCCACTCGTTTCGCTCTTGAGTGAGCACGTTCACATGCGCCGTGTTATAGAAGAGCTCATAGCTACCATAGAGCAACAGCGTGGCATTTCTCTTGATATTCCTATTGGTACCATGATTGAGCTTCCGCGCGCATGTTTTATTGCAGGAGATATTGCTCGCTACGCTGACTTTTTCTGCTTTGGTACAAATGACCTCACGCAAACGAGCTTTGGTTTTTCACGTGATGATGCAGAAGGTAAATTTATTCCCCTCTATCTTCAACAGGGCTTGATGGATACAAATCCTTTTGAGCACATTGATGAGGTTGTGTTGAACTTGGTTGAGATGGCGCATGAGCAGGGGATAGATGTAAATCCTCATATACATACTGGAGTCTGCGGCGAGCATGGTGGTGACCCAGCAAGTATTGTGCAGTTCTTTAATGAGGCGCAGCTTGACTACGTAAGTTGTTCACCGTATCGTGTGCCGGTAGCAAGACTAGCGGCTGCACAGGCGGTGCTTCAGCGTGCGGGCACGTTCACTGCGGAGAAGTCGTGA
- the rpsB gene encoding 30S ribosomal protein S2 has protein sequence MATKINIRTLLEAGCHFGHQTRRWNPKMKPFIFGERNGIYILDLKQTVLEADRAYSFLRNICSGGGKVLFVGTKKQAQEAVKSAAERAGMPYINQRWLGGMLTNFVTIRSRINRMEELETMVEDGSMALRVKKEQAVLGKELAKLQTNLGGARDLKALPQALFVIDTKREENAIKEAQRLGIPVVALIDTNSDPDEIEYGVPCNDDAISAVSLMCELFADACLAGTGKEQISEAEMAGAPAAEPASAEVAAE, from the coding sequence ATGGCTACCAAGATTAACATTCGTACACTGCTTGAGGCTGGCTGCCACTTTGGTCACCAGACACGCCGCTGGAACCCAAAGATGAAGCCATTCATCTTTGGTGAGCGTAACGGCATCTATATCTTAGACCTTAAGCAGACCGTTCTTGAGGCAGACCGCGCTTACTCGTTCCTGCGCAACATTTGCTCAGGTGGCGGTAAAGTTCTTTTTGTTGGTACCAAAAAGCAGGCTCAAGAGGCCGTTAAGAGTGCTGCCGAGCGTGCTGGCATGCCCTATATCAACCAGCGCTGGTTGGGCGGTATGCTCACCAACTTTGTAACTATCCGTTCGCGTATTAACCGCATGGAAGAGCTTGAAACTATGGTTGAAGATGGCTCAATGGCTTTGCGCGTTAAGAAGGAGCAGGCTGTTTTAGGTAAAGAGCTTGCTAAGCTTCAAACCAACCTTGGTGGTGCACGCGATCTTAAGGCTCTGCCCCAGGCTCTCTTTGTTATTGATACCAAGCGCGAAGAAAACGCTATTAAAGAGGCACAGCGTTTGGGTATTCCGGTAGTTGCTCTTATCGATACCAACTCTGATCCAGACGAGATTGAGTATGGCGTTCCCTGCAACGATGACGCTATTTCTGCAGTTTCTCTTATGTGCGAGCTTTTTGCTGATGCATGCTTGGCTGGCACTGGCAAAGAGCAGATTTCTGAGGCTGAAATGGCTGGTGCACCCGCGGCTGAGCCTGCAAGCGCTGAAGTAGCTGCAGAGTAA
- the tsf gene encoding translation elongation factor Ts, producing MAQITAAMVKELRELTDSPMMECKKALVEADGDIQAAVDIMRKNGLAAAAKKAGRATNEGTIGAFISEDGQTGALVEISCETDFVASNPKFTNFAIAVAELVVRENPADLDALLATSMGDETVEAALTELIHVIGENMKIARFARRSTEAGALSSYLHMGGKIGVLAEFGFTNPETATSEAFKTFAHDVAMQIAATSPICAVREDVPAETVEHEKSIYMAQAAESGKPEAIQEKMAIGRLEKFFKGSVLCEQEFIKDSSITVKEYAAQVSKTVDDAITVVGFEHLTRGE from the coding sequence ATGGCACAGATTACCGCCGCCATGGTAAAGGAGCTCCGTGAGCTCACTGACTCACCAATGATGGAGTGCAAGAAGGCGCTTGTAGAGGCTGATGGTGACATTCAGGCCGCTGTTGATATTATGCGCAAAAATGGTCTTGCTGCTGCTGCTAAAAAGGCTGGTCGTGCAACAAACGAAGGCACGATTGGTGCTTTTATTTCTGAAGACGGTCAAACAGGCGCATTGGTTGAGATTTCCTGCGAGACTGACTTTGTAGCCTCTAATCCTAAGTTTACCAACTTTGCAATAGCAGTAGCCGAGCTTGTTGTGCGTGAAAATCCTGCAGACCTCGATGCTTTGCTTGCGACGTCTATGGGTGATGAGACCGTTGAGGCTGCTTTGACTGAGCTCATTCACGTTATCGGCGAGAATATGAAAATTGCTCGTTTTGCTCGTCGTTCAACTGAGGCTGGTGCACTTTCGAGCTATCTCCATATGGGTGGCAAGATTGGTGTTCTTGCTGAGTTTGGCTTTACAAATCCTGAGACAGCTACTTCTGAGGCATTCAAGACCTTTGCTCATGATGTAGCTATGCAAATTGCCGCAACCTCACCTATTTGCGCTGTTCGTGAGGATGTTCCGGCTGAGACTGTCGAGCATGAGAAGTCCATCTATATGGCTCAAGCTGCAGAGTCTGGCAAGCCTGAGGCCATTCAAGAGAAGATGGCTATTGGTCGCCTTGAAAAATTCTTCAAGGGTTCTGTTTTGTGTGAGCAAGAGTTTATTAAGGATAGCAGCATTACTGTTAAGGAGTATGCTGCTCAGGTCTCAAAGACTGTTGATGACGCTATCACAGTAGTTGGATTT
- a CDS encoding tyrosine recombinase XerC, producing MELYEHIDAMLEYLRVQVGVSPETLKAYRSHLEAYARWCERKQLSGFNPSMRSIRSYVGSLVQAGYAPRTIAAHVSALKSFHRWLLKQGLIDEDPTAVMSAPQIPHTLPHTLTHAQMEELLALPRGNEPEDIRDQCMLELLYATGARISELAGLTLDSFETDMQTVHLFGKGSKERIVPLYTRAQTAVQTYIHSARSVLLDKSSRKEQTSALFISGHGRAMDAAALRYRFKKLCRTLGLPADISPHAMRHTFATDLLEGGADLRVVQELLGHASLSTTQIYTHIHPEHLRHVMLQAHPRAEDIPIDTRNPTAS from the coding sequence ATGGAACTTTACGAACATATTGATGCAATGCTTGAGTATCTACGGGTGCAAGTTGGTGTTTCACCTGAGACGCTCAAAGCCTATCGCTCTCACTTAGAGGCCTATGCACGTTGGTGTGAGCGAAAGCAACTGAGCGGTTTTAATCCAAGTATGCGTTCTATACGAAGCTATGTAGGAAGCCTCGTGCAAGCGGGGTATGCGCCGCGCACCATTGCTGCACATGTGTCAGCACTTAAGTCTTTTCATCGCTGGTTGCTTAAGCAAGGCCTGATTGATGAGGACCCTACAGCTGTTATGAGTGCACCTCAAATTCCACATACACTTCCGCATACACTTACTCATGCTCAAATGGAAGAACTTCTTGCTCTTCCTCGAGGCAATGAGCCTGAGGATATACGCGATCAGTGCATGCTTGAGTTGTTGTATGCAACAGGGGCTCGAATATCGGAGCTTGCTGGACTTACGCTTGATTCATTTGAGACAGATATGCAGACGGTTCATCTGTTTGGAAAGGGCTCAAAAGAGCGCATTGTTCCGCTTTATACGCGGGCACAAACCGCGGTTCAGACCTATATCCATTCTGCGCGCTCTGTCTTACTTGATAAGAGCTCTCGAAAGGAGCAGACGAGCGCTCTTTTTATTTCTGGTCATGGACGCGCAATGGATGCTGCAGCACTTCGCTATCGCTTCAAAAAGCTCTGCCGTACCCTTGGTTTACCTGCTGATATATCGCCCCATGCAATGCGGCATACCTTTGCAACTGACCTGCTTGAAGGAGGCGCTGATTTGCGGGTGGTACAAGAACTACTAGGACATGCTTCACTTTCAACTACGCAAATCTACACTCACATACATCCTGAGCATCTACGCCATGTCATGCTCCAGGCGCATCCGCGAGCTGAAGATATACCTATAGATACGCGCAATCCCACAGCTTCTTAA
- the rplS gene encoding 50S ribosomal protein L19: MDFIRAIERQQIREDIPQVRVGDNVKVHYRIKEGERERIQVFQGDVIRMSGAGARETFTVRKLSFGVGVERTFPLHSPKIAELQVVRHGRVRRAKLYYLRDKVGKAARIPEKR, translated from the coding sequence ATGGACTTCATCCGCGCAATTGAGCGTCAGCAAATCCGGGAAGACATTCCCCAGGTTCGTGTTGGCGACAATGTCAAAGTGCACTATCGCATTAAGGAGGGCGAGCGCGAGCGTATCCAGGTATTTCAGGGTGACGTTATCCGCATGAGTGGTGCTGGTGCCCGCGAGACCTTTACGGTTCGTAAGCTTTCTTTTGGTGTTGGTGTTGAGCGTACCTTCCCGCTGCATAGCCCTAAGATTGCTGAGTTGCAGGTTGTGCGTCATGGTCGTGTACGTCGTGCTAAGCTTTACTATCTTCGTGATAAGGTGGGTAAGGCAGCTCGTATTCCCGAGAAGCGCTAA